Genomic DNA from Mesorhizobium sp. 131-2-1:
CGATCCGGCAAAGCTCTACGTCGATTATCAGGGGCCGTGGGCGGGCTAAGAGGGAAAAAATGTTCTACGAACCGGCGAAAGGGCACGGCCTGCCGCACGATCCGTCCAAGGCGATCGTGGCGCCGCGACCGATCGGCTGGATCTCGACCATAGACAAGGAAGGCAAGATCAACCTCGCCCCCTATTCGTTCTTCAACGCCTTTTCGACCAAGCCGTTCATCGTCTGGTTCTCGTCGGAGGGCGAGAAGGACAGCGCCAGCTTCGCCGAAGAGACCGGCGAGTTCGTCGCCAATCTGGTCAGCCGCGATCTGGCGCAGAAGATGAACCGCACCGCGGTCGACGCGCCGCGCGGCGTCAGCGAGTTCGGCTATGCCGATCTCGCCATGGCGCCATCGCGCCTTGTTGCGCCGCCCCGGGTGGCGGAGGCGCCGGCCGCGCTCGAATGCCGGGTGACGGAGATCATCCGGCCGCATGCGCTCGATGGCACGCAGACGAG
This window encodes:
- a CDS encoding flavin reductase family protein; this translates as MFYEPAKGHGLPHDPSKAIVAPRPIGWISTIDKEGKINLAPYSFFNAFSTKPFIVWFSSEGEKDSASFAEETGEFVANLVSRDLAQKMNRTAVDAPRGVSEFGYADLAMAPSRLVAPPRVAEAPAALECRVTEIIRPHALDGTQTSAVVVAGEVVGVHIDDAYLKDGMFDIVRAGNVARLGYMDYASIDEIFSMRRPRWGKD